From a single Streptomyces liliifuscus genomic region:
- a CDS encoding ATP-binding cassette domain-containing protein, which translates to MVLDRVSLTVRPGEKVGIVGDNGSGKSTLLRLLAGQEPVDNGSLTVVAPGGIGHLRQTLDLPASARVGDAVDHVLGELRALEHRIRAAEAALGAAGTAELEHYAALVAEFDARGGHGADRRVEVSLRRLGEHAPLDRERALSTLSGGQRSRLALAATLALAPELLLLDEPTNDLDDEAVAWLEGHLHRHRGTVVVATHDRAFLERVTDTILEVNPDQRTVRRYGNGYAGFLAAKAAARARWAWDHEQWRNEVARQEHLADSGIGMLAEIPRKSPRAFSGAGAFRARSRTHGAQSRIRNARERLQRLIEHPVPPPPQPLRFTGRVEGTPTPPTPTPTPTPTPTPTPTAEEPPTAVHLEGVLAEGRLYVPALKLATGDRLLVSGPNGAGKTTLLQLLAGELTPDVGLVRRPRRVGFLRQQSAPDDAFDARTLLAAFAAGRTGHPDEHAEALLALGLFHAADLAVPVRNLSVGQRRKLELARLVTAGPLDLLLLDEPTNHLAPALVEEIEAALARYTGTLIVVTHDRLLRERFHGSRLELPLTAAE; encoded by the coding sequence ATGGTGCTGGACCGGGTGTCCCTCACTGTCCGGCCGGGCGAAAAGGTCGGGATCGTCGGCGACAACGGCTCCGGGAAATCCACGCTCCTGCGGCTGCTGGCAGGACAGGAGCCGGTCGACAACGGCAGCCTGACCGTCGTCGCACCGGGCGGGATCGGCCACCTCCGCCAGACTCTCGATCTGCCCGCCTCCGCGCGCGTGGGCGATGCCGTGGACCACGTACTGGGCGAACTACGCGCCCTGGAGCACCGTATTCGTGCCGCCGAGGCCGCACTGGGCGCGGCCGGCACCGCCGAGTTGGAGCACTACGCGGCACTGGTGGCCGAGTTCGACGCGCGGGGCGGGCACGGAGCGGATCGCCGGGTCGAGGTGAGCCTGCGACGGCTCGGCGAGCACGCACCACTGGACCGGGAGCGTGCGCTGAGCACCCTCTCCGGAGGGCAGCGCTCCCGGCTCGCGCTGGCCGCCACCCTGGCCCTGGCCCCCGAACTGCTGCTGCTCGACGAGCCGACCAACGATCTGGACGACGAGGCCGTGGCCTGGCTCGAAGGGCATCTGCACCGTCATCGGGGCACGGTCGTCGTGGCCACGCACGACCGGGCGTTCCTGGAACGCGTCACCGACACCATCCTGGAAGTGAACCCCGATCAGCGCACGGTACGGCGTTACGGCAACGGATACGCCGGCTTTCTCGCCGCCAAGGCGGCGGCCCGGGCCCGGTGGGCGTGGGATCACGAGCAGTGGCGCAACGAGGTCGCCCGACAGGAACACCTCGCCGACTCCGGTATCGGCATGCTGGCCGAGATCCCCCGTAAGTCGCCGCGGGCGTTCAGCGGCGCCGGCGCCTTCCGGGCACGCTCACGGACACACGGCGCCCAGAGCCGCATCCGCAACGCACGCGAGCGGTTGCAACGGCTGATCGAGCATCCCGTGCCGCCGCCTCCGCAGCCACTGCGGTTCACCGGCCGCGTCGAAGGCACGCCGACGCCGCCGACACCGACACCAACGCCGACGCCGACGCCGACGCCGACGCCGACCGCAGAGGAACCACCAACGGCAGTGCACCTGGAAGGCGTCCTGGCCGAAGGGCGGTTGTACGTTCCGGCCCTGAAACTCGCCACGGGCGACCGACTCCTCGTCTCCGGCCCCAACGGCGCCGGCAAAACCACCCTGCTCCAGCTGCTGGCAGGTGAACTGACGCCCGACGTCGGTCTCGTGCGCCGACCGCGCCGGGTCGGATTCCTGCGTCAACAGAGCGCGCCCGACGACGCCTTCGACGCCCGAACACTGCTCGCGGCATTCGCGGCCGGCAGGACGGGGCACCCCGACGAGCACGCCGAGGCCCTCCTCGCGCTCGGCCTGTTCCACGCCGCCGACCTCGCTGTTCCCGTACGGAACCTGTCCGTCGGGCAGCGCCGCAAGCTCGAACTGGCCCGGCTCGTGACGGCCGGTCCACTCGATCTGCTCCTGCTCGACGAGCCGACGAACCACCTGGCTCCCGCGCTGGTCGAAGAGATCGAGGCAGCCCTCGCCCGCTACACCGGCACGCTGATCGTAGTGACGCACGACAGGCTCCTGCGCGAACGCTTCCACGGGTCCCGCCTCGAACTACCCCTGACCGCAGCCGAGTAG